A genomic segment from Segniliparus rotundus DSM 44985 encodes:
- a CDS encoding WhiB family transcriptional regulator, protein MPEPREALKRTVGALPLPAPPEWTEHALCAQVGGDAWFPEPGDSAPKARQICQQCPVKRECLAWAVANDERDGVWGGICFASPLNRIKARVSLGLPAQLPRKGAAA, encoded by the coding sequence GTGCCTGAACCGCGAGAAGCATTGAAGAGGACCGTTGGGGCGCTGCCGCTGCCAGCTCCGCCGGAGTGGACCGAGCATGCGCTCTGCGCGCAGGTCGGCGGCGACGCGTGGTTCCCCGAGCCCGGCGACAGCGCCCCCAAGGCCAGACAGATCTGCCAACAGTGCCCCGTGAAGCGGGAGTGTCTCGCCTGGGCCGTCGCGAACGACGAGCGGGACGGGGTGTGGGGCGGGATCTGCTTCGCCAGCCCGCTCAACCGCATCAAAGCCCGAGTCTCGCTCGGGCTCCCCGCCCAACTCCCGAGAAAAGGAGCAGCCGCCTGA
- a CDS encoding helix-turn-helix domain-containing protein codes for MGPDLAARRPPRPVQLPDGADTLLTASEAAAFFGKQAQTVRAWALRGKLQPAGLTERREYLYRVRDLAQAARDRRRREQVNSVSQLLGEASPPGKALARKTA; via the coding sequence ATGGGTCCAGACCTCGCGGCGCGGCGGCCGCCCCGTCCCGTCCAACTGCCCGACGGCGCGGACACGCTCCTCACTGCCAGCGAGGCCGCGGCGTTCTTCGGCAAGCAGGCGCAGACCGTCCGCGCGTGGGCGCTGCGGGGCAAACTCCAGCCAGCGGGCTTGACCGAGCGGCGCGAGTACCTGTACCGGGTGCGCGACCTCGCCCAAGCCGCCCGCGACCGACGCAGGCGCGAACAGGTGAACAGCGTCAGCCAGCTTCTAGGGGAGGCCAGTCCTCCGGGAAAAGCTCTGGCTCGTAAGACTGCATGA
- a CDS encoding IS1096 element passenger TnpR family protein: protein MARTWLSIQVTLVEGRGEFYWPRPGRVFAAARSHTFLQLAQSVDLAFARWDRGHLHAFDLQDGTRIGVPEADVFAEGLLDGEAVKLSRLALGERFAYEFDFGDRWTHLCEVAPEKIDPLDEFATTPLSPAPYWGWGEIPDQYGRRFDSDDGESKIPPDPERKDLPPLRPWWGDQRRSKRR, encoded by the coding sequence ATGGCACGCACCTGGCTGTCGATCCAAGTGACCCTCGTGGAGGGGCGCGGCGAGTTCTACTGGCCCCGGCCCGGACGGGTCTTCGCCGCAGCGCGCTCGCACACCTTCCTCCAGCTCGCGCAGTCCGTGGACCTGGCGTTCGCGCGCTGGGACCGGGGCCACCTGCACGCCTTCGACCTTCAAGACGGCACACGGATCGGTGTCCCCGAGGCGGACGTGTTCGCGGAGGGACTGCTCGACGGCGAGGCCGTCAAACTCTCCAGGCTCGCGCTCGGCGAGCGGTTCGCGTACGAGTTCGACTTCGGCGACCGCTGGACCCACCTCTGCGAAGTCGCCCCCGAGAAGATCGACCCTCTCGACGAGTTCGCCACGACCCCGCTCTCGCCCGCCCCGTACTGGGGATGGGGCGAGATCCCCGACCAGTACGGGCGGCGCTTTGACAGCGACGACGGAGAGAGCAAAATCCCACCGGACCCGGAACGCAAAGACCTCCCGCCGCTGCGGCCCTGGTGGGGCGACCAACGCAGATCAAAGCGCCGCTAA
- a CDS encoding BON domain-containing protein, which produces MSIATPTRSDHDIKTEVQDELEWTPELDAAGVGVAVGDGVVSLSGEVDNYSARIAAKRAALRVRGVTAIVDNVSVHPSSSSSLTETDIAKEVEYALRWAGNVPDAVKAEIRGHDVILTGQVTWDFQRQAAQRAVQHLTGVHFVNNLIALTPRVSVSDTKERIRNAITRNAQLDANTINVAVSDNQVTLTGTVRSWAEKQEAERAAWASSHVSGVHDQIVVQIS; this is translated from the coding sequence ATGAGCATCGCAACCCCCACCCGCAGCGACCATGACATTAAGACTGAGGTCCAAGACGAACTCGAGTGGACTCCTGAGCTGGACGCCGCCGGAGTCGGAGTGGCGGTCGGCGACGGGGTCGTCTCGCTGTCCGGCGAGGTCGACAACTACTCCGCCCGGATCGCCGCCAAGCGCGCCGCCCTGCGCGTCCGCGGCGTCACGGCCATCGTCGACAACGTGAGCGTGCATCCGAGTTCGAGTTCATCGCTCACCGAGACCGATATCGCCAAAGAAGTCGAATACGCGCTGAGGTGGGCGGGCAACGTCCCAGACGCGGTCAAGGCCGAGATCCGAGGCCACGACGTGATCCTGACCGGCCAGGTGACGTGGGACTTCCAGCGCCAGGCCGCTCAGCGCGCTGTGCAGCACCTCACCGGTGTGCATTTTGTGAACAACCTGATCGCCCTGACCCCTCGGGTATCGGTGTCGGACACCAAAGAGCGCATCCGGAACGCGATCACCCGCAACGCCCAACTTGACGCGAACACCATCAACGTCGCCGTGTCTGACAACCAGGTCACCCTCACCGGAACCGTACGGTCCTGGGCGGAGAAACAGGAAGCCGAGCGTGCGGCATGGGCGTCTTCTCATGTCAGCGGCGTGCATGACCAGATCGTGGTGCAGATCTCCTGA
- a CDS encoding Hsp20/alpha crystallin family protein, which produces MTSLLPRPQVLFPNVADWFDHARSFGGNNLLRIEECDHKNKYVVRAELPGVDPEKHVHVTVHGKVLTVTAEREASHKDSRHSEFHYGSFSRSVNLPVGADTSDVSAKYTDGILEVTVPVQQRQEDQAKQIKIATD; this is translated from the coding sequence ATGACATCGCTATTGCCGCGCCCCCAGGTATTGTTCCCGAACGTGGCCGACTGGTTCGACCACGCGAGGTCGTTCGGCGGGAACAATCTCCTCCGCATCGAAGAGTGCGACCACAAGAACAAGTACGTCGTGCGCGCGGAGCTGCCCGGGGTCGATCCGGAGAAACATGTGCACGTCACCGTGCACGGCAAGGTGCTCACCGTCACTGCAGAACGCGAAGCGTCTCACAAGGACTCCCGGCACAGCGAATTCCACTACGGATCGTTCAGCCGCTCGGTGAACCTGCCAGTAGGAGCCGACACGTCGGACGTGTCCGCGAAGTACACGGACGGGATTCTGGAAGTCACTGTGCCCGTTCAGCAACGGCAAGAAGACCAAGCGAAACAGATCAAGATCGCGACAGACTAA
- a CDS encoding acetate/propionate family kinase: MRVIAVNPGSSSVKLAVVEEGERTLQNVTCDPSAEAVEGPLKGLAAQWRLDAVGVRFVHGGRCREPLLLDEQERSRLAELTWMAPLHQPLSLALADLAARTFQLPVVACFDTAFHAQLPEAAARYALPRAWTKEYGLRRYGFHGLSCAYAQRRTADLLAAASEELQLVCCHIGAGVSVTAIKDRRSVDTSMGFTPLEGTVMSTRSGSVDPGLLLHLLGTGVTDTAGMNETLERSSGLAGMTGTSGDLRKVLALRAAADPDATLAVDVYLHRLRREIAAAAASLGRLDALVLTGGVAEHEPDLMGELLSDLGVLGIHVEQAALRASGDRVVSPLGASPRVLMLAAREELEIARQAELVVLRAQVPATSDFRP; the protein is encoded by the coding sequence ATGCGTGTGATTGCTGTGAACCCCGGCTCCTCGAGTGTGAAACTCGCCGTCGTAGAAGAAGGAGAGCGCACCCTCCAGAACGTCACGTGCGACCCATCGGCTGAGGCTGTGGAAGGCCCGCTCAAGGGGTTGGCCGCCCAATGGCGCCTTGACGCGGTGGGGGTGCGATTCGTGCACGGCGGGAGGTGTCGAGAGCCGCTCCTGCTCGACGAGCAGGAGCGCAGCAGGTTGGCGGAACTCACATGGATGGCTCCGCTGCACCAGCCGTTGTCGCTCGCGCTCGCGGACCTCGCGGCTCGGACGTTCCAGCTTCCCGTCGTGGCGTGCTTCGACACCGCGTTTCACGCCCAACTCCCCGAGGCGGCCGCGCGCTACGCCCTCCCGAGAGCCTGGACGAAAGAGTACGGGCTGCGCCGCTACGGGTTCCACGGGCTGTCCTGCGCGTACGCGCAGCGCAGGACAGCCGACCTGCTCGCCGCGGCTTCAGAAGAGTTGCAGCTGGTGTGCTGCCATATCGGCGCGGGAGTCTCGGTGACCGCTATCAAGGACAGGCGCAGCGTCGACACGTCGATGGGCTTCACGCCGTTGGAGGGGACGGTGATGTCCACTCGCTCCGGCAGCGTCGACCCAGGACTGCTGCTGCATCTGCTCGGCACGGGGGTCACGGACACGGCTGGGATGAACGAAACTCTCGAGCGCTCCAGCGGGCTGGCCGGAATGACCGGCACCAGCGGCGACCTGCGCAAGGTGCTCGCCTTGCGAGCAGCTGCTGACCCGGACGCGACGTTGGCGGTCGATGTGTACCTGCACCGGCTTCGCCGCGAGATCGCTGCGGCGGCGGCTTCGCTGGGCCGCCTGGACGCGCTGGTGCTCACCGGCGGCGTTGCAGAGCACGAGCCGGACCTGATGGGGGAGCTGCTGAGCGATCTCGGCGTGTTGGGGATCCATGTCGAACAGGCGGCGTTGCGCGCCTCCGGGGACAGAGTCGTGAGCCCCTTGGGCGCTTCCCCGCGAGTGCTGATGCTCGCCGCTCGTGAAGAGCTGGAAATCGCGCGGCAGGCCGAGCTCGTGGTCCTGAGGGCGCAAGTCCCCGCGACAAGTGACTTTCGGCCGTAG
- a CDS encoding CBS domain-containing protein yields MRARDIMSSPVVVVTPDMPVHEATALLAGRGFTSLPVVDKDGNLVGVVGEHELMRAQPSLRDRPVVSTVESVMRPCTTGVNAASTAAQLAAVLAEEGRRSVPVLQGSQVIGVVTRRDLLKALSRADWAIMSDIRERLSVYRGVEGWVVELHDGVVGVEGDFDNVAERAMVAGLVESVPGVTSVSLVER; encoded by the coding sequence ATGCGGGCTCGAGACATCATGAGCAGCCCGGTCGTCGTCGTGACCCCGGACATGCCGGTCCATGAGGCGACGGCGCTGTTGGCCGGTCGGGGATTCACCTCGCTGCCGGTGGTCGACAAAGACGGCAACCTCGTCGGCGTGGTCGGCGAGCACGAGCTGATGCGCGCACAGCCGTCTCTGCGCGACCGGCCGGTCGTCTCGACCGTCGAATCCGTGATGCGGCCGTGCACGACCGGCGTGAACGCGGCCAGCACCGCAGCGCAGCTCGCGGCGGTGCTGGCCGAAGAGGGAAGGCGGAGCGTCCCTGTCCTGCAAGGCTCTCAGGTGATCGGCGTCGTCACCCGCCGCGATCTGCTCAAAGCGCTCTCCCGCGCGGATTGGGCGATCATGAGCGACATCCGCGAGCGATTATCCGTTTACCGCGGTGTAGAGGGCTGGGTCGTCGAGCTGCACGACGGAGTCGTCGGGGTCGAAGGCGATTTCGACAACGTGGCAGAGAGAGCCATGGTCGCTGGACTCGTCGAGTCGGTGCCCGGTGTGACCAGTGTGAGCCTCGTCGAACGCTGA
- a CDS encoding universal stress protein, with protein sequence MSTTEKSAILVGVDGSVAATLAVKWAASEAARRNAPLHFAHAVDYAGIASGFNLAFSQSFFDAMEDDSKAFLAEAEREARSVAPDVRVSVEQLAGPPVTALVESSKHALLTVVGARGSGGFAELIAGSMPIALAARGHSPVVVVRPPVGGGALTQPSGDHAPSAAGPVVLGVDGSPASEEAIAWAFEEASFRHAELVAMHAWAELPSPSIYTYGTEYIEDWDDAKNRHEEILAERLAGWQEKYPDVRVRREVVSWSPKETLIRHSQKAQLVVVGSRGRGEFASVLLGSVSHALIHHAACPVLIVHPCASPHGNRP encoded by the coding sequence ATGAGCACCACCGAAAAGTCAGCGATCCTCGTGGGAGTCGACGGATCCGTTGCGGCAACCCTCGCGGTCAAGTGGGCGGCGAGCGAAGCGGCTCGCCGCAATGCGCCGCTGCACTTCGCCCACGCCGTGGATTACGCAGGCATTGCCTCCGGCTTCAACCTCGCCTTCTCCCAGAGCTTCTTTGACGCGATGGAGGACGACAGCAAGGCCTTCCTGGCGGAAGCCGAACGGGAGGCCCGTTCGGTCGCCCCGGACGTGCGGGTCAGCGTCGAACAGTTGGCCGGACCCCCGGTGACGGCGCTCGTCGAATCATCGAAGCACGCATTGCTCACCGTGGTCGGAGCGAGGGGCAGCGGTGGTTTCGCCGAGCTGATCGCCGGGTCGATGCCCATCGCGCTCGCCGCCCGAGGGCATAGTCCCGTGGTGGTCGTGCGCCCGCCCGTCGGCGGCGGAGCGCTGACCCAGCCGAGCGGCGACCATGCCCCGTCTGCTGCCGGCCCAGTGGTGTTGGGCGTGGACGGCTCACCGGCCAGCGAAGAGGCTATCGCATGGGCTTTCGAAGAGGCCTCGTTCCGGCACGCGGAGCTCGTCGCGATGCACGCCTGGGCCGAGCTGCCTTCTCCGAGCATTTACACGTACGGGACCGAATATATCGAAGACTGGGACGACGCCAAGAACCGGCACGAGGAGATCCTCGCCGAACGGCTGGCCGGTTGGCAGGAGAAGTACCCCGACGTGCGCGTGCGCCGAGAGGTCGTCAGCTGGTCGCCGAAAGAGACGTTGATCCGGCATTCGCAGAAAGCCCAGCTCGTCGTGGTCGGCAGTAGGGGCCGGGGCGAATTCGCGAGCGTGCTGCTTGGCTCGGTGAGCCACGCGCTGATACACCACGCGGCCTGCCCTGTCCTCATCGTCCACCCGTGCGCCTCCCCTCACGGGAACAGGCCATGA
- a CDS encoding phosphoketolase family protein — translation MTTLAVDPPAAERSAGQPLTPERLRQVDAQWRAANYLTVGQIYLMGNPLLREPLSPEQIKPRLLGHWGTSPGLNFVYAHLNRAIVEHGSNLMYVIGPGHGGPALFANTWLEGSYSEVRPDIPRNEEGMRTLFHEFSFPGGVPSHVAPEVPGSIHEGGELGYSLAHAYGAVLDNPDLVTACVVGDGEAETGPLATSWHANKFLDPAHDGAVLPILHLNGYKIANPAVLARIPKGELDALLRGYGHDPIHVEGSDPAVLHQQMAAALDEALGRIQTFQFLARFGRPATHESDRPAWPMIVLRTAKGWTGPAQVGGVPVEGTWRAHQVPLPGVRENAAHLRQLEAWMRSYRPEELFDACGSPAPDVVALIPSGGARMGSNRHANGGRILRPLELPEPGEFSVAVGSPGGRCAEPTRQLGKYLRAVMERNAAERNFRLFGPDETASNRLDDVYTVTDKQWNAQTVSTDEHLAHDGRVLEVLSEHLCQGWLEGYLLTGRHGLLSCYEAFAHIVDSMVNQHAKWLKVSKELPWRAPIASLNYLITSHVWRQDHNGFSHQDPGFIDHVANKRAEVARIYLPPDANTLLCVAAHCLASRDYINVIVAGKNDAPVWLTAEEAALHCARGAGVFEWASNDADGEPDVVLACAGDVPTVEVLAAVSILRERLADLRVRVVNVVDLFRLQPADQHPHGMPDQEYDALFTADKPVIFAFHGYPALIHRLTYRRGGHSNLHVRGYLEEGTTTTPFDMLVLNKADRFQLVIDVVDRAPELRSPELSERAAQLRQDMQGAHQRHRAWIRAHGEDLPDVREWTWHMKGGSA, via the coding sequence ATGACCACTCTTGCCGTTGACCCGCCCGCCGCAGAACGATCTGCGGGGCAGCCGCTCACCCCGGAGCGGCTGCGGCAAGTCGACGCGCAATGGCGCGCGGCGAACTACCTGACCGTGGGCCAGATCTACCTCATGGGCAATCCGCTGCTGCGCGAGCCCCTGAGTCCTGAGCAGATCAAACCCCGGCTGCTGGGGCATTGGGGCACCTCCCCGGGCCTGAACTTCGTCTACGCCCATCTCAACCGGGCCATCGTCGAACATGGGTCGAACCTGATGTACGTGATCGGACCGGGCCACGGGGGTCCGGCGTTGTTCGCGAACACCTGGCTCGAAGGCAGCTACAGCGAGGTGCGGCCCGACATCCCCCGGAACGAAGAAGGCATGCGGACGCTGTTCCACGAGTTCTCCTTCCCAGGCGGGGTCCCGAGCCATGTGGCTCCAGAGGTGCCCGGGTCTATTCATGAGGGCGGCGAGTTGGGGTATTCCTTGGCGCACGCCTACGGCGCAGTGCTCGACAATCCGGACCTGGTCACGGCCTGCGTGGTCGGCGACGGGGAGGCGGAGACCGGACCGCTCGCCACGAGCTGGCACGCGAACAAGTTCCTCGACCCCGCGCACGACGGCGCGGTGTTGCCGATCCTGCACCTGAACGGTTACAAGATCGCGAACCCCGCAGTGCTCGCCCGAATCCCAAAGGGGGAGCTCGACGCGTTGCTGCGCGGCTACGGCCACGACCCGATCCACGTGGAGGGCTCCGACCCGGCGGTGCTGCACCAGCAGATGGCCGCCGCGCTGGACGAGGCGCTCGGCAGGATCCAGACCTTCCAGTTCCTCGCGCGCTTCGGCAGGCCGGCGACGCACGAGAGCGACCGCCCGGCGTGGCCGATGATCGTGCTGCGCACCGCCAAGGGCTGGACCGGGCCCGCGCAGGTGGGCGGAGTCCCGGTGGAGGGCACATGGCGCGCTCACCAGGTCCCCTTGCCCGGGGTCCGGGAGAACGCCGCGCATCTGCGACAGCTGGAGGCGTGGATGCGCTCATACCGCCCCGAGGAGTTGTTCGACGCGTGTGGCAGCCCTGCGCCGGACGTCGTCGCGTTAATCCCCTCCGGCGGGGCGCGCATGGGCTCCAACCGGCACGCCAACGGCGGGCGGATCCTGCGCCCGCTCGAACTCCCCGAGCCGGGGGAGTTCTCCGTCGCGGTCGGCAGTCCGGGCGGGAGATGCGCGGAGCCGACCAGGCAATTGGGCAAATACTTGCGGGCGGTGATGGAGCGCAACGCCGCCGAGAGGAACTTCCGGCTGTTCGGACCGGACGAGACCGCGTCGAACCGGCTCGACGACGTGTATACCGTCACCGACAAGCAGTGGAACGCGCAGACTGTCTCAACCGACGAGCACCTCGCCCACGACGGTCGGGTGCTGGAAGTGCTCTCCGAGCACCTGTGCCAAGGCTGGTTGGAGGGCTACCTCCTAACTGGCAGGCACGGGCTCCTCTCCTGCTACGAGGCGTTCGCCCACATCGTGGACTCGATGGTCAATCAGCACGCCAAATGGTTGAAAGTGTCCAAAGAGCTGCCGTGGCGTGCGCCGATCGCCTCGCTCAACTACCTGATCACCTCGCACGTTTGGCGCCAAGACCACAACGGGTTCTCCCATCAGGACCCGGGTTTCATCGACCATGTGGCGAACAAACGCGCCGAGGTGGCCCGGATCTACCTCCCGCCGGACGCGAACACGCTGCTGTGCGTCGCGGCGCACTGTTTGGCCAGCCGCGACTACATCAACGTGATCGTGGCGGGGAAGAACGACGCCCCCGTGTGGCTGACCGCCGAAGAAGCCGCGTTGCACTGCGCGCGGGGTGCCGGAGTCTTCGAATGGGCCTCCAACGACGCGGACGGCGAGCCAGACGTGGTCTTGGCCTGCGCGGGCGACGTGCCCACCGTCGAGGTGCTCGCCGCCGTCTCGATCCTGCGCGAGCGCCTGGCGGATCTGAGAGTCCGGGTGGTGAACGTGGTGGACCTTTTCCGGCTGCAACCCGCCGACCAGCACCCGCACGGGATGCCCGACCAAGAGTACGACGCCCTGTTCACCGCCGACAAGCCGGTGATCTTCGCCTTCCACGGCTACCCTGCGCTCATCCACCGGCTGACGTACCGTCGCGGCGGACACAGCAACCTGCATGTGCGCGGATACTTGGAGGAGGGCACCACGACCACGCCCTTCGACATGCTGGTGCTCAACAAGGCCGACCGCTTCCAGCTCGTCATCGACGTCGTGGACCGCGCCCCTGAACTGCGCAGTCCTGAATTGAGCGAACGAGCTGCGCAGCTGCGGCAGGACATGCAGGGCGCGCACCAGCGGCATCGGGCATGGATCCGCGCGCACGGCGAAGACCTGCCCGACGTGCGAGAATGGACGTGGCATATGAAAGGAGGCAGCGCGTGA
- a CDS encoding response regulator, which translates to MITVFLVDDHEMIRRGVADLLEETEGLTVIGQASTVAEALTRIPALRPDVAVLDVRLPDGNGVELCRGLRSTLPELHCLMFTSFTDEHAMLDAVMAGASGYAIKDIKGMELVSAVRSVGAGRSLLDSRVTTALVNRLRAAADKHSPLVRLTEQERVLLDLIGEGLTNRQIAQRMFLAEKTIKNYVSRLLTKLGLDRRTQAAVLVTKLHDESQPSVTD; encoded by the coding sequence GTGATAACCGTGTTCCTCGTCGACGACCACGAGATGATCCGTCGCGGCGTGGCCGACCTTCTGGAGGAGACCGAGGGGTTGACCGTGATCGGCCAAGCCTCGACGGTCGCCGAAGCGCTCACGCGGATACCCGCGTTGCGACCGGACGTCGCGGTGCTCGACGTGCGCCTTCCCGACGGCAACGGCGTCGAGCTGTGCCGGGGCTTGCGTTCGACGCTGCCGGAGCTGCACTGTCTGATGTTCACCTCTTTCACCGACGAGCACGCCATGCTGGACGCGGTCATGGCAGGCGCGAGCGGCTATGCCATCAAAGACATCAAAGGGATGGAACTGGTCTCAGCGGTGCGCTCCGTCGGCGCGGGCCGATCCCTGCTCGACAGCCGGGTCACGACGGCACTCGTGAACCGGCTGAGAGCGGCTGCGGACAAGCACTCCCCCCTCGTCAGGCTCACCGAACAGGAGCGCGTGCTCCTCGACCTGATCGGCGAAGGGCTGACCAACCGACAGATCGCCCAGCGGATGTTCCTCGCGGAAAAAACCATTAAAAACTACGTGTCTCGGCTGCTCACAAAACTCGGCCTGGACCGACGCACCCAAGCGGCGGTGCTGGTCACGAAGCTCCACGACGAATCACAGCCATCTGTGACGGATTAG
- a CDS encoding GAF domain-containing protein — protein MTEGLGQLQLRELLAEVQERIEQIVANTRNRMEGLFEAVVAVSSGLEFDLTLRQIVRAAIKLVGAEHGALGVLGPDGMLTEFVHEGIDEEARKLIGPLPTGRGMLGAMAEGSKTQRLVDIAAHPASIGFPANHPSMSTFLGVPVKVRGEVFGRLYLTGKKDGQQFTKDDEVVVRALAVAAGIAVENARLYEEARRRQQQLRASAEVTAELLGGTAPAQVLRLIASRAAELVDADHALIALPRGAAQPAHTAELAVAVHIGPCAHEMTGMTIPVDRSVPGAVFCDRTPRNVPELALGLPDGKVVTLGPALALPLRAGESTAGVLLLIRDAGGAGFDMEQLDIGASFAEQAALALEQAEIRSAKHELEMLADRDRIARDLHDHVIQRLFVIGLGMQSTHRRAAKTPAVAERLTEHIDRIHEVIEEIRTAIFDLHTAGDGVALRVVLHKAIAELTGDSALRVAVRMAGPLDVVPEEIAVHAEAVVREAVTNVLRHAGATELSITVTVGGDFVIDVADNGKGVPEVVARSGLHNLADRASACCGSLAVTRLQTGGTRLVWTAPLP, from the coding sequence GTGACCGAGGGGCTCGGCCAGCTGCAATTGCGCGAGCTGCTCGCCGAAGTCCAAGAGCGGATCGAGCAGATCGTCGCCAACACGCGGAACCGGATGGAAGGCCTGTTCGAGGCTGTTGTCGCAGTGAGCTCCGGACTCGAGTTCGACCTGACGCTGCGGCAGATCGTGCGAGCCGCGATCAAGCTGGTGGGCGCCGAACACGGAGCACTCGGGGTGCTCGGACCCGACGGGATGCTGACGGAGTTCGTGCACGAGGGGATCGACGAGGAGGCGCGGAAGCTGATCGGGCCGCTTCCCACCGGGCGAGGAATGCTCGGCGCGATGGCGGAAGGGTCCAAGACGCAACGGCTCGTGGATATCGCCGCGCACCCCGCATCTATCGGATTCCCGGCGAACCATCCGTCGATGAGCACTTTCCTCGGTGTGCCGGTCAAAGTTCGCGGTGAGGTCTTCGGCCGGCTGTACTTGACCGGGAAGAAGGACGGCCAGCAGTTCACCAAGGACGACGAAGTGGTCGTCCGAGCACTGGCGGTCGCGGCTGGGATCGCGGTGGAGAACGCTCGCCTCTACGAGGAGGCCCGCAGACGCCAGCAGCAGCTGCGAGCGTCGGCCGAAGTCACCGCCGAGCTGCTCGGCGGAACCGCCCCTGCCCAGGTGCTGCGCCTCATCGCCTCTCGGGCGGCAGAGCTCGTGGACGCCGATCACGCGTTGATCGCGTTGCCGCGTGGCGCCGCCCAACCGGCACACACCGCCGAACTCGCCGTCGCCGTGCACATCGGACCATGCGCGCACGAGATGACTGGCATGACGATCCCCGTCGACCGCTCCGTCCCTGGGGCGGTGTTCTGCGACCGGACTCCGCGCAACGTGCCAGAACTCGCCCTTGGCCTTCCTGACGGGAAAGTTGTGACGCTCGGCCCGGCATTGGCGCTGCCGCTGCGCGCTGGCGAATCGACGGCGGGGGTGCTGCTCCTCATCCGCGACGCTGGCGGCGCGGGGTTCGACATGGAGCAGCTGGACATTGGCGCGTCCTTCGCCGAACAGGCCGCGCTCGCGTTGGAGCAGGCGGAAATCCGCTCCGCAAAACACGAGTTAGAGATGCTCGCCGATCGCGACCGGATCGCCCGCGATCTGCATGACCACGTCATCCAACGCCTGTTCGTCATCGGTTTGGGCATGCAGAGCACCCACCGCCGCGCCGCGAAAACCCCAGCTGTCGCGGAACGGCTGACCGAGCATATCGACCGAATCCACGAGGTCATCGAGGAGATCCGGACCGCGATCTTCGACTTGCACACAGCAGGCGACGGGGTCGCGTTGCGAGTTGTGCTGCACAAAGCCATCGCCGAGCTCACCGGGGACAGCGCGCTGCGGGTCGCGGTGCGAATGGCAGGACCGCTGGACGTGGTGCCCGAGGAGATCGCGGTCCACGCCGAGGCCGTGGTGCGCGAAGCGGTGACCAACGTGCTGCGGCACGCCGGGGCCACCGAGCTGTCGATCACCGTCACGGTCGGCGGCGACTTCGTCATCGACGTCGCAGACAACGGCAAGGGCGTCCCCGAGGTCGTCGCCCGCAGCGGACTGCACAACCTGGCGGACCGCGCGAGCGCATGCTGCGGGAGCCTCGCCGTCACGAGGCTTCAGACGGGGGGCACGCGGCTGGTGTGGACCGCTCCGCTACCGTGA
- a CDS encoding HAD-IA family hydrolase, with translation MLTRNESMHAEAWREMLDEYLRARSVCTGERFVPFNLVDGNVARSPGLRGKPSPDTYLTAARMLGAPPSAATVFEDTFAGFSAGREGGFAFVVGVNRVVGFDRSGQARRLRACGADIVVADLADLLCSA, from the coding sequence ATGCTCACACGTAACGAGTCAATGCACGCAGAAGCGTGGCGGGAGATGTTGGACGAATATTTGCGGGCGCGGTCCGTGTGCACGGGCGAGCGTTTCGTTCCCTTCAACCTGGTCGACGGGAACGTCGCCCGCAGCCCCGGACTGCGGGGCAAACCGTCCCCCGACACCTACCTCACCGCCGCGCGCATGCTCGGAGCCCCACCGTCCGCCGCCACCGTGTTCGAAGACACGTTCGCCGGTTTTTCCGCTGGCCGAGAGGGCGGGTTCGCTTTTGTCGTCGGGGTGAACCGTGTCGTCGGGTTTGACCGGTCGGGCCAGGCGAGGCGGTTGCGCGCTTGTGGCGCGGACATCGTCGTCGCAGATTTAGCAGATCTGCTGTGCTCGGCATGA